A single region of the Pseudomonas sp. GGS8 genome encodes:
- a CDS encoding AraC family transcriptional regulator, with product MEVDQGESIHFWQTAPLAGVELLSARYIEQRFAPHVHDGYVIGMIMAGAQRYRYRGAEHLAGSGTLVLINPDELHTGHKGTEDGWLYRAFYPDSGQILSLLEELELPSDTLPAFGATLYRDPDLVRGFCQLHRLLESPSTALQQQTVWREMMLSLLQRHAAVPIAGKPGKEHRAVTLAKERLQSQLAAPPSLEELAATVNLSPFHFARVFRRATGMPPHAWLMQQRIARARALLQGGCLPLEVATQLGFADQSHLSRQFKQVYGVGPGAYRSARQLSDHG from the coding sequence GTGGAGGTCGATCAGGGCGAGTCGATCCATTTCTGGCAAACGGCACCGCTGGCCGGGGTCGAGTTGCTGTCTGCGCGCTACATCGAACAGCGTTTCGCCCCTCATGTGCATGACGGCTATGTGATCGGCATGATCATGGCCGGCGCCCAGCGTTATCGCTATCGCGGTGCCGAGCATTTGGCGGGCAGCGGCACGCTGGTGCTGATCAACCCGGACGAACTGCACACCGGCCACAAAGGCACGGAAGACGGGTGGTTGTACCGGGCGTTTTATCCCGACAGCGGGCAGATTCTCTCGCTGCTGGAGGAGCTTGAACTGCCGAGTGACACCTTGCCGGCGTTTGGCGCCACGCTGTATCGCGACCCGGACCTGGTGAGGGGGTTCTGCCAGCTGCATCGGCTTCTGGAAAGTCCGTCCACGGCCCTGCAGCAGCAAACGGTTTGGCGAGAAATGATGCTGTCGTTGTTACAACGCCACGCAGCCGTCCCGATCGCCGGCAAACCCGGCAAGGAACACCGGGCAGTGACCTTGGCCAAGGAACGACTGCAATCGCAATTGGCGGCACCGCCCTCGCTGGAAGAACTGGCGGCGACGGTGAACCTGTCCCCCTTCCACTTCGCCCGGGTGTTCCGCCGCGCCACCGGCATGCCACCGCACGCCTGGTTGATGCAGCAGCGCATCGCTCGGGCACGAGCGTTGTTACAGGGCGGTTGCCTGCCGCTGGAAGTCGCGACACAACTGGGTTTTGCCGACCAGAGCCATCTGAGTCGGCAATTCAAACAGGTTTACGGCGTAGGACCGGGGGCGTATCGCAGCGCGCGGCAGTTGTCCGACCATGGATGA
- a CDS encoding pitrilysin family protein, with protein MNALARRAAGLLLSTVCLPLSALAADPQPTHEFTLDNGLKVVVREDHRAPVVVSQIWYKVGSSYETPGQTGLSHALEHMMFKGSEKVGPGEASLILRDLGAEENAFTSDDFTAYYQVLARDRLGVAFELEADRMANLRLPADEFTREIEVIKEERRLRTDDKPMSKAYERFMAMAYPASGYHTPTIGWMADLDRMTVEELRHWYQSWYVPNNATLVVVGDVTPDEVKALAQRYFGPIAKRDVPPAKIPLELAEPGERQITLHVQTQLPSLMLAFNVPSIATAEDKGSVSALRLISALLDGGYSGRIPTQLERGEELVSGGSSSYDAYTRGDSLFTLSATPNTQKKKTMAQTEAGLWKLLEQLKTTAPSTEELERVRAQVIAGLVFERDSITSQATAIGQLETVGLSWKLMDTELADLESVTPQDIQKAAKLYFTRERLSVAHVLPQETTHE; from the coding sequence ATGAATGCTCTAGCCCGCCGCGCTGCAGGCCTGCTGCTCAGCACAGTTTGTCTGCCCCTCTCGGCCCTGGCTGCCGATCCACAACCGACACACGAATTCACCCTCGACAACGGCCTGAAGGTTGTCGTGCGCGAAGACCATCGTGCGCCAGTCGTTGTTTCCCAGATCTGGTACAAGGTCGGTTCCAGCTATGAGACCCCGGGCCAGACCGGGTTGTCCCACGCGCTGGAACACATGATGTTCAAGGGCAGCGAGAAAGTCGGCCCCGGCGAAGCTTCGCTGATTCTGCGCGACCTCGGTGCCGAAGAGAACGCCTTCACCAGCGACGACTTCACCGCGTATTACCAGGTGCTGGCCCGCGACCGTCTCGGCGTGGCCTTCGAACTGGAAGCCGACCGCATGGCCAACCTGCGCCTGCCGGCCGACGAGTTCACCCGCGAAATCGAGGTGATCAAAGAAGAACGGCGCCTGCGTACCGATGACAAACCGATGTCCAAGGCCTACGAACGCTTCATGGCTATGGCCTACCCCGCCAGCGGCTATCACACGCCGACCATCGGCTGGATGGCCGACCTCGATCGCATGACGGTCGAAGAACTGCGCCACTGGTACCAGTCCTGGTATGTGCCGAACAACGCCACTCTGGTGGTGGTCGGCGATGTGACCCCGGACGAAGTCAAGGCCCTGGCCCAGCGCTACTTCGGCCCGATTGCCAAGCGCGACGTGCCACCGGCGAAAATCCCGTTGGAACTGGCTGAGCCCGGCGAACGCCAGATCACCCTGCATGTGCAGACCCAATTGCCGAGCCTGATGCTGGCCTTCAACGTACCGAGCATCGCCACCGCCGAAGACAAAGGCTCGGTGAGCGCCCTGCGTTTGATTTCCGCCCTGCTCGACGGTGGCTACAGCGGCCGCATCCCGACCCAACTGGAGCGCGGCGAAGAGCTGGTGTCCGGCGGCTCGTCGAGCTACGACGCCTACACCCGTGGCGACAGTCTGTTCACGTTGTCGGCCACGCCGAACACCCAGAAGAAGAAAACCATGGCCCAGACTGAAGCCGGCCTCTGGAAACTGCTCGAACAACTGAAAACCACCGCGCCGTCCACTGAAGAACTGGAACGGGTGCGCGCGCAGGTCATTGCCGGTCTGGTCTTTGAGCGTGACTCGATCACCAGCCAGGCCACCGCCATCGGCCAACTGGAAACCGTCGGCCTGTCCTGGAAACTGATGGACACCGAGCTCGCCGACCTGGAAAGCGTGACCCCGCAAGATATCCAGAAGGCCGCCAAGCTGTACTTCACCCGCGAACGTCTCAGCGTCGCCCATGTACTGCCACAGGAGACGACTCATGAGTGA
- a CDS encoding coniferyl aldehyde dehydrogenase, protein MPADIAYLKTLQQPLDELQSLFDAQRAAYAGNPMPPAAQRQQWLKALRDVLSNERQALIDAISQDFSHRSADETLLAELMPSLHGIHYASQHLKGWMKASRRRVGIAFQPASAKVVYQPLGVVGVIVPWNYPLYLAIGPLVGALSAGNRVMLKLSESTPATGLLLKELLGRVFPQDLVCVVLGEADIGVAFSRLRFDHLLFTGATSIGKHVMRAAAENLTPVTLELGGKSPAIVSRDVPLKDAAERIAFGKTLNAGQTCVAPDYVLVPEDRVGSFVEAYRQAVRGFYPTLIDNPDYTAIINDRQLARLNGYLSDATSKGALLIPLFDQGQGRRMGHSLLLNVSDDMTVMQDEIFGPLLPIVPYQDLDEAFAYINQRPRPLALYYFGYDKREQNRVLHETHSGGVCLNDTLLHVAQDDMPFGGIGASGMGHYHGHEGFLTFSKAKGVLIKQRLNAAKLIYPPYGKAIQKLIQKLFVR, encoded by the coding sequence ATGCCTGCTGACATCGCCTACCTGAAGACCCTGCAGCAGCCTCTGGACGAGCTCCAATCCCTGTTCGATGCTCAACGCGCGGCGTATGCAGGCAATCCGATGCCACCCGCGGCTCAGCGCCAACAATGGCTGAAGGCGTTGCGGGACGTGTTGAGCAATGAGCGCCAGGCCTTGATCGACGCCATCAGCCAGGATTTCAGCCACCGCAGCGCCGACGAAACCTTGCTCGCCGAATTGATGCCCAGCCTGCACGGTATTCATTACGCCAGCCAACACCTCAAAGGCTGGATGAAAGCCTCACGGCGCAGAGTCGGCATCGCCTTTCAACCGGCATCGGCCAAAGTCGTCTATCAGCCTCTGGGCGTGGTCGGGGTGATCGTGCCGTGGAACTATCCGCTTTACCTGGCCATCGGGCCGTTGGTGGGTGCGTTGTCGGCGGGCAACCGGGTAATGCTCAAACTCAGCGAATCGACCCCCGCCACCGGTTTGCTGCTCAAGGAATTGCTGGGGCGGGTATTCCCTCAAGACCTGGTCTGCGTGGTGCTCGGCGAGGCGGATATCGGCGTGGCGTTCTCCCGGTTGCGCTTCGATCACCTGCTGTTCACCGGCGCCACCAGCATCGGCAAACACGTGATGCGCGCCGCCGCCGAGAACCTGACTCCGGTGACCCTCGAATTGGGCGGCAAGTCCCCGGCTATCGTTTCCCGCGATGTGCCGCTCAAGGACGCCGCCGAACGCATCGCTTTCGGCAAGACCCTCAACGCCGGGCAAACCTGTGTCGCCCCGGACTACGTGCTAGTGCCGGAAGACCGCGTCGGCTCTTTCGTCGAAGCCTATCGCCAGGCCGTTCGCGGGTTTTATCCGACCCTGATCGATAATCCGGACTACACCGCCATCATCAATGACCGACAACTGGCGCGGCTCAACGGCTACCTCAGCGACGCCACCAGCAAGGGCGCGCTGCTGATTCCGCTGTTCGATCAGGGTCAGGGCCGACGCATGGGTCATAGCCTGCTGCTCAACGTCAGCGACGACATGACGGTGATGCAGGACGAAATTTTCGGCCCACTGCTACCGATCGTCCCCTACCAGGATCTCGATGAAGCGTTTGCCTACATCAACCAACGGCCTCGTCCGCTGGCGCTGTATTACTTCGGCTACGACAAGCGCGAGCAAAACCGCGTTCTCCATGAAACCCATTCCGGCGGCGTATGCCTCAATGACACCTTGCTGCACGTTGCCCAGGACGACATGCCATTCGGCGGCATCGGCGCCTCGGGCATGGGCCACTACCACGGCCATGAGGGTTTCCTGACTTTCAGCAAGGCCAAGGGCGTGCTGATCAAACAGCGTTTAAACGCGGCGAAGCTGATCTATCCGCCGTACGGCAAAGCCATTCAGAAACTGATCCAGAAGCTGTTTGTCCGCTAA
- a CDS encoding GMC family oxidoreductase, which produces MPVPDPFREGLARGWKTYNGSQLFQDLTLEADVAIIGSGAGGGTTAEILSAAGYKVLLIEEGPLKTSSDFKMLEDQAYTSLYQEGIGRMSKDGAITILQGRAVGGTTLVNWTSSFRTPDPTLEHWAKEHDVIGHTPAEMAPWFEKMEQRLGVAPWRVQPNANNDVIRKGCEKLGYAWHVIPRNVRGCWNIGYCGMGCPTNAKQSMLVTTIPATLEKGGELLYLARAEKLSIKEGKVTGLHCVAMDERCVAPTGRTITVKARHYVLAGGGINSPALLLRSEAPDPHERLGKRTFLHLVNMSAGLFDEVINPFYGAPQSIYSDHFQWQDGITGKMSYKLEVPPLHPALATTLLGGFGTENARHMENLPHTHAMLALLRDGFHPDSPGGSVELRSDGTPVLDYQVSPYAWDGLRRAFHSMAEIQFAGGANAVIPMHADARYVKTLAEARTLIDGLSLELYRTRLGSAHVMGGCAMGEDPKNAVTDSLGRHHQLRNLSIHDGSLFPTSIGANPQLSVYGLTAQLANSLADRLKNP; this is translated from the coding sequence ATGCCCGTACCCGATCCGTTCCGCGAAGGCCTGGCCCGTGGCTGGAAAACCTACAACGGTTCGCAACTGTTCCAGGACCTGACCCTCGAAGCGGATGTGGCAATCATCGGCAGCGGTGCCGGCGGCGGGACCACCGCCGAAATCCTCAGCGCCGCCGGCTACAAGGTATTGCTCATCGAAGAAGGCCCGCTCAAGACCAGCAGCGACTTCAAGATGCTCGAGGATCAGGCCTACACCAGCCTTTATCAGGAAGGCATCGGGCGTATGAGCAAGGACGGTGCGATCACCATCCTCCAGGGCCGGGCAGTAGGCGGGACCACGCTGGTCAACTGGACCTCAAGCTTCCGAACCCCGGATCCGACGCTCGAACACTGGGCCAAAGAACATGACGTCATAGGCCACACACCGGCCGAAATGGCGCCCTGGTTCGAGAAAATGGAACAACGTCTGGGCGTCGCCCCGTGGCGGGTGCAGCCCAACGCCAACAACGACGTCATTCGCAAAGGCTGCGAAAAACTCGGCTACGCCTGGCATGTCATCCCGCGCAACGTGCGTGGCTGCTGGAACATCGGCTATTGCGGCATGGGTTGCCCGACCAATGCCAAGCAATCGATGCTGGTCACGACCATTCCGGCGACCCTGGAAAAAGGTGGCGAACTGCTCTATCTGGCCCGCGCCGAAAAGCTGTCGATCAAGGAGGGCAAGGTCACGGGCCTGCACTGCGTGGCGATGGATGAGCGTTGCGTCGCCCCTACCGGTCGCACGATCACGGTCAAGGCCCGGCATTACGTGCTGGCCGGCGGCGGGATCAACAGCCCGGCGCTGCTGTTGCGCTCAGAGGCGCCGGATCCGCATGAGCGATTGGGAAAACGGACCTTCCTGCATTTGGTCAACATGTCCGCAGGATTGTTCGACGAGGTGATCAACCCGTTCTACGGCGCGCCGCAGTCGATTTATTCCGACCATTTCCAATGGCAGGACGGCATCACCGGCAAGATGTCCTACAAATTGGAGGTCCCACCGCTGCACCCGGCACTGGCCACTACCCTGCTCGGAGGTTTCGGCACGGAAAACGCCCGGCACATGGAAAACCTGCCGCATACCCACGCGATGCTGGCATTGCTGCGAGACGGTTTTCACCCAGACAGCCCCGGCGGCAGTGTCGAATTGCGCAGTGACGGCACGCCGGTGCTCGACTATCAGGTTTCACCGTATGCCTGGGACGGGTTGCGCCGGGCGTTCCATAGCATGGCCGAGATCCAGTTCGCCGGTGGCGCCAACGCCGTGATACCGATGCATGCCGACGCCCGTTACGTGAAAACCCTCGCCGAAGCGCGCACATTGATCGACGGATTGAGCCTTGAGTTGTATCGCACGCGCCTGGGCAGTGCTCATGTGATGGGCGGTTGTGCCATGGGTGAGGACCCGAAAAACGCCGTGACCGACAGCCTCGGCCGACATCACCAACTGCGCAATCTGTCGATTCACGATGGCTCGCTATTCCCCACCAGCATTGGCGCAAACCCCCAATTATCGGTCTACGGACTGACGGCGCAACTGGCGAATTCACTGGCCGATCGTTTGAAAAACCCATGA
- a CDS encoding TetR/AcrR family transcriptional regulator, which translates to MAPRIKTSERIVQNSLELFNQQGERSISTNHIAAHMEISPGNLYYHFPNKQAIIAVLFSEYESLVDSFLRPPQGRAATVEDKRFYLKELLAAMWRYRFLHRDLEHLLDSDPELAARYRRFSQRCLIQGTAIYEGFVAAGILNMDKVQIESLTLNAWIILTSWVRFLCTTRENSNHLSEQAIKRGVYQVLVLEAGFVTDQSRDAVNALFDEFYVPLAQALEEVH; encoded by the coding sequence ATGGCCCCTCGGATCAAAACCAGCGAGCGCATCGTGCAGAACAGCCTGGAGCTGTTCAATCAGCAGGGCGAGCGCAGCATCAGCACCAACCACATTGCTGCCCACATGGAGATTTCTCCGGGCAACCTGTACTACCACTTCCCCAACAAGCAGGCGATCATCGCTGTGCTGTTCAGTGAGTACGAAAGCCTGGTGGACAGCTTCCTGCGCCCGCCCCAGGGCCGTGCCGCGACGGTCGAAGACAAGCGCTTCTACCTCAAGGAATTGCTCGCCGCCATGTGGCGCTACCGGTTTTTGCATCGCGACCTCGAGCACTTGCTCGACAGCGATCCCGAGCTCGCCGCCCGTTACCGGCGTTTTTCCCAGCGCTGCCTGATCCAGGGCACCGCCATTTACGAAGGGTTCGTCGCGGCAGGCATCCTGAACATGGATAAGGTTCAGATTGAGTCCCTGACGCTGAACGCCTGGATCATCCTCACGTCCTGGGTGCGGTTTCTGTGCACCACGCGGGAAAACTCCAACCATTTGAGCGAACAGGCCATTAAGCGCGGCGTGTATCAGGTGTTGGTGCTTGAGGCCGGCTTCGTCACTGACCAGTCGCGCGACGCGGTGAATGCGCTATTCGACGAATTTTACGTGCCGCTGGCCCAGGCGCTGGAAGAAGTGCATTAG
- a CDS encoding twin-arginine translocation pathway signal protein has translation MSPSLSDTPALSRRGLLKFSLGASTFLATAGLGASLSGCSSGTAANGFATLRSGDLLFLRALIPVMLDGAVVVEKMPAAVAGTLQCLDNSLNHLSGEMLKLTRQLFDVLEMSITRGPLTGIWSSWENASSEAIRHFLKRWENSSLSLLRMGHSSLLQLVMMAWYSRAESWVHCGYPGPPTV, from the coding sequence ATGAGCCCAAGCCTGTCCGATACACCCGCGCTGTCACGGCGCGGCCTGCTTAAATTCAGCCTGGGCGCCAGCACCTTTCTGGCCACGGCCGGATTAGGCGCGAGCCTCAGCGGCTGCTCGTCGGGCACCGCGGCCAACGGTTTCGCGACACTGCGCAGCGGTGATCTGCTGTTTCTGCGGGCACTAATCCCGGTGATGCTCGACGGTGCCGTGGTCGTCGAGAAAATGCCGGCCGCCGTCGCCGGGACCCTGCAATGCCTGGATAACAGCCTCAATCACCTGTCTGGGGAAATGCTCAAGCTGACCCGGCAATTGTTCGATGTGCTGGAAATGAGCATCACCCGCGGCCCACTGACCGGGATCTGGAGCAGTTGGGAAAACGCCAGCAGCGAAGCCATCCGACACTTTCTCAAGCGCTGGGAAAACAGCTCGTTGAGCCTGCTGCGCATGGGTCATAGCTCGTTGCTGCAACTGGTGATGATGGCGTGGTACAGCCGGGCGGAATCGTGGGTGCATTGCGGGTATCCGGGGCCGCCTACGGTCTGA
- a CDS encoding hydrolase, translating into MSHLPEHFTPAFTPAYGLGNPHLQTLWGPLWRKTTHIERERERLWLEDGDFLDLDWHGPHSANAPLVLVLHGLTGSSNSPYVAGMQKALSTQGWASVALNWRGCSGEPNLLPRSYHSGASEDLAETIKHLRTQRPLAPLYAVGYSMGGNVLLKHLGETGSNSGVLGAVAVSVPFRLDHCADRISQGFSQFYQAHFMREMVAYIKNKQRKFQHEGHEDGLAALAALGSLENLRTFWDFDGRVTAPLNGFADAADYYRRASSRYFLGEIRTPTLIIQAADDPFVFPHSLPQADELSASTQFELQAKGGHVGFVEGSFRQPGYYLERRIPQWLATTGRK; encoded by the coding sequence GTGTCCCATCTGCCAGAACATTTCACTCCCGCCTTCACGCCCGCCTACGGCCTGGGCAATCCGCACTTACAAACCTTGTGGGGACCGCTATGGCGCAAAACCACACATATCGAGCGTGAGCGCGAGCGATTGTGGCTTGAAGATGGCGATTTCCTTGACCTGGACTGGCATGGCCCCCACAGCGCGAATGCGCCGTTGGTGCTGGTATTGCACGGGCTGACCGGCTCCTCGAATTCGCCTTACGTGGCCGGCATGCAGAAGGCGCTGAGCACCCAGGGCTGGGCCAGCGTCGCGCTGAACTGGCGAGGTTGCTCCGGCGAGCCCAATCTGTTGCCACGCAGTTACCATTCCGGGGCCAGTGAAGACTTGGCCGAGACCATCAAACACCTGCGCACCCAACGCCCCCTCGCGCCGTTGTATGCGGTCGGTTATTCCATGGGCGGTAACGTGTTGCTCAAGCATCTGGGTGAAACCGGCAGCAACAGCGGTGTACTCGGTGCGGTGGCAGTGTCGGTGCCGTTTCGCCTCGATCACTGTGCCGATCGTATCAGCCAGGGTTTTTCCCAGTTCTACCAAGCGCATTTCATGCGAGAGATGGTCGCCTACATCAAGAACAAACAGCGCAAGTTCCAACATGAAGGGCATGAGGATGGCCTCGCTGCATTGGCAGCGCTGGGCTCGCTGGAGAACTTGCGCACCTTCTGGGATTTCGACGGCCGGGTCACCGCACCGCTGAATGGTTTCGCCGATGCCGCGGACTACTATCGTCGCGCCTCGAGTCGCTATTTTCTTGGAGAAATTCGCACGCCAACCCTGATTATCCAGGCGGCTGACGACCCGTTTGTGTTTCCACATAGCCTGCCGCAAGCCGACGAATTGTCCGCCAGCACTCAATTCGAGTTGCAGGCCAAGGGCGGGCATGTCGGTTTCGTCGAGGGCTCGTTCAGACAACCGGGTTACTACCTGGAACGACGCATCCCCCAATGGCTGGCTACCACGGGGCGCAAGTAA
- a CDS encoding pitrilysin family protein yields MSERKKSRLALIGLIAVALIGSGAFYFSKPDESRASEALDKAKSSQKLQSLAELDGKAPSHRSLNVQTWNTAEGAKVLFVEARELPMFDMRLIFAAGSSQDGDAPGLALLTNAMLNEGVAGKDVGAIAQGFEGLGADFSNGAYKDMALASLRSLSAVDKRTPALKLFAEVVGKPTFPADSFARIKNQMLAGFEYQKQNPGKLASLELMNRLYGDHPYAHSSDGTAKSIPPITLAQLRAFHQKAYAAGNVVIALVGDLSRAEAEAVAAQVSADLPKGPALAKVEQPTDPKPSIGHIEFPSKQTNLMIAQLGIDRDDPDYAALSMGNQILGGGGFGTRLMSEVREKRGLAYGVYSGFSPMQARGPFMINLQTRAEMSEGTLKLVQDVLADYLKTGPTEKELDDAKRELAGSFPLSTASNADIVGQLGAMGFYDLPLSYLEDFMQQSQSLTVEQVKAALNKHLSTDKLVIVSAGPTVPQKPLPAPTDKPAEQPLGVPEH; encoded by the coding sequence ATGAGTGAGCGTAAAAAATCACGTCTGGCCCTGATCGGCCTGATCGCTGTCGCACTGATCGGGTCTGGTGCTTTCTATTTTTCGAAACCCGACGAATCCAGAGCCAGCGAAGCCCTCGACAAGGCCAAGTCCAGCCAGAAACTGCAATCGCTGGCAGAACTCGACGGCAAGGCCCCAAGCCATCGCTCGCTGAACGTGCAGACCTGGAACACCGCCGAAGGCGCCAAGGTGCTGTTCGTCGAAGCCCGTGAACTGCCGATGTTCGACATGCGCCTGATTTTCGCCGCCGGCAGCAGCCAGGACGGCGACGCACCCGGCCTGGCACTGCTGACGAACGCCATGCTCAACGAAGGCGTGGCCGGTAAGGATGTCGGCGCCATCGCTCAGGGCTTCGAAGGTTTGGGCGCCGACTTCAGCAACGGCGCGTACAAAGACATGGCGCTTGCCTCCTTGCGCAGCCTGAGTGCCGTGGACAAACGTACGCCTGCCTTGAAGCTGTTCGCTGAAGTCGTCGGCAAGCCAACCTTCCCCGCCGATTCGTTTGCGCGCATCAAGAACCAGATGCTCGCCGGCTTCGAATACCAAAAACAGAACCCCGGCAAACTCGCCAGCCTGGAGCTGATGAACCGCTTGTACGGCGATCATCCGTACGCACACTCCAGCGACGGCACGGCGAAGAGCATTCCACCGATCACCCTGGCACAGTTGCGAGCCTTCCATCAGAAAGCCTACGCCGCCGGCAACGTGGTGATTGCGCTGGTGGGCGACCTGTCGCGCGCCGAAGCCGAGGCGGTTGCCGCACAGGTGTCCGCCGACCTGCCCAAGGGCCCGGCCCTGGCGAAAGTCGAACAACCGACCGACCCCAAGCCCAGCATCGGCCACATCGAGTTTCCGTCCAAACAGACCAACCTGATGATCGCGCAACTGGGCATCGACCGTGACGACCCGGATTACGCAGCGCTGTCCATGGGCAATCAGATCCTTGGCGGCGGCGGTTTCGGCACCCGGCTGATGAGCGAAGTGCGCGAGAAGCGTGGCCTGGCATATGGCGTGTATTCTGGTTTCAGCCCGATGCAGGCGCGCGGCCCGTTCATGATCAACCTGCAAACCCGCGCCGAAATGAGCGAGGGCACCCTGAAACTGGTGCAGGATGTGCTCGCCGACTACCTTAAAACGGGGCCCACCGAGAAAGAACTCGACGATGCCAAGCGTGAACTGGCCGGCAGCTTCCCGCTGTCCACCGCCAGCAACGCCGATATCGTCGGTCAGCTCGGCGCCATGGGTTTCTACGACTTGCCGTTAAGCTACCTGGAAGACTTCATGCAGCAGTCCCAGAGCCTGACCGTCGAGCAAGTCAAAGCCGCACTGAACAAACACCTGAGCACGGACAAGCTGGTCATCGTCAGCGCTGGCCCGACCGTGCCACAAAAGCCGTTACCGGCCCCAACTGACAAACCTGCCGAGCAACCGCTCGGGGTTCCGGAGCATTAA
- the rsmD gene encoding 16S rRNA (guanine(966)-N(2))-methyltransferase RsmD — MASPSRPKKPVHNVHNGVNQLRIIGGEWRSRKLSFPDAPGLRPTPDRVRETLFNWLAPYVAGAKVLDPFAGSGALFLEALSRGAAMGQALDASNIAVSSLKEHLGTLRCTNGQVQTADALRYLETQPATAFDLVFLDPPFNQNLLPVVCTLLEERHWLADDAWVYTESESAPSILGLPENWRLHREQKSGRVYYALWQRMAGIAG, encoded by the coding sequence ATGGCCAGTCCATCGCGTCCTAAAAAACCTGTCCACAACGTGCATAACGGTGTGAATCAACTGCGCATCATCGGCGGCGAATGGCGCAGCCGTAAGCTGAGCTTCCCGGATGCTCCGGGCCTGCGCCCTACCCCGGACCGGGTGCGTGAAACCTTGTTCAACTGGCTCGCGCCTTACGTCGCCGGGGCCAAGGTGCTCGATCCATTTGCCGGCAGCGGCGCACTGTTTCTGGAAGCCTTGTCCCGTGGCGCGGCCATGGGCCAGGCGCTGGATGCCAGCAACATCGCGGTGTCCAGCCTGAAAGAACACCTGGGCACTCTGCGCTGCACCAACGGTCAGGTGCAGACTGCCGACGCCTTGCGCTATCTGGAAACCCAACCGGCCACGGCATTCGATCTGGTGTTTCTCGACCCACCGTTCAATCAGAATCTGTTGCCTGTGGTTTGCACTCTGCTCGAAGAACGTCATTGGCTGGCCGACGATGCGTGGGTCTACACTGAAAGCGAAAGCGCACCGTCGATATTGGGTTTGCCAGAAAATTGGCGCCTGCATCGGGAGCAAAAATCGGGACGGGTGTACTACGCGTTATGGCAACGTATGGCAGGGATCGCCGGCTAG
- a CDS encoding sulfurtransferase: MPIAQLISPQALDLKKETPGLVILDCRFALEDPDYGQRSYAEGHIAGSSFADLERDLSGAVVKGVTGRHPLPEPEKLIERLQAWGINADSEVVLYDDGPGAYAARAWWLLAWLGKRDGVFILDGGLKAWHAAGLPLSLDSPSVPRGTFTGTPDASLVLSAKQLQQRLGQPALTLLDARALPRFKGEVEPIDPVAGHIPGAQCAAFTDNLGSDGRFLPADQLKQRFATKLGDRSPTELVAYCGSGVTACHNLFALCLAGYPLGALYAGSWSEWINDPARGVATGE; encoded by the coding sequence ATGCCCATTGCGCAACTGATCAGCCCGCAAGCGTTGGACCTGAAAAAGGAGACCCCGGGGCTGGTGATTCTGGATTGTCGTTTTGCCCTCGAAGACCCGGACTACGGTCAGCGCAGTTATGCCGAGGGGCATATTGCCGGGTCGAGCTTTGCCGATCTTGAGCGTGATCTGAGCGGGGCGGTGGTCAAGGGGGTTACCGGGCGTCATCCGTTGCCTGAGCCCGAAAAGCTGATCGAGCGCCTGCAAGCCTGGGGCATCAATGCCGACAGCGAAGTGGTTTTGTACGATGACGGTCCCGGTGCCTACGCGGCGCGGGCCTGGTGGTTGCTGGCCTGGCTGGGCAAGCGCGACGGCGTGTTCATTCTTGATGGCGGGCTGAAAGCCTGGCACGCCGCCGGCTTGCCCCTGAGTCTTGATTCGCCTTCGGTCCCCCGTGGCACTTTCACCGGGACGCCGGATGCTTCGCTGGTGCTTAGCGCCAAACAGCTTCAGCAGCGTCTCGGCCAACCCGCGTTGACCTTGCTCGACGCCCGCGCCTTGCCGCGCTTCAAGGGGGAGGTGGAGCCGATTGATCCGGTTGCCGGGCACATTCCCGGCGCACAATGTGCCGCGTTCACCGACAACCTGGGCAGCGACGGGCGTTTCCTGCCCGCCGATCAGCTCAAGCAACGGTTTGCCACGAAGCTCGGTGATCGTTCGCCGACGGAGCTGGTCGCGTATTGCGGTTCCGGCGTGACGGCTTGCCACAACCTGTTCGCCCTGTGCCTGGCGGGTTATCCGTTGGGGGCGTTGTATGCCGGGTCATGGAGCGAGTGGATCAACGATCCCGCGCGAGGCGTCGCCACCGGCGAGTAA